A single genomic interval of Bradyrhizobium japonicum USDA 6 harbors:
- the secY gene encoding preprotein translocase subunit SecY, whose protein sequence is MASAAEQLAANLNFGAFAKADELKKRIWFTLGALLVYRLGTYIPLPGIDPNIWEQVFRSQAGGILGMFNMFAGGGIHRMAIFALNIMPYISASIIIQLLTTVSPQLEALKKEGESGRKLLNQYTRYLTVILAAFQSYGIAVGLEGAGNVVSDPGMFFRLSTAITLTGGTMFLMWLGEQITSRGIGNGISLIILAGIVAELPAALANMLELGRQGAMSTGLILVVIIMAVAVIAFIVFMERAQRRLLIQYPKRQVGNKMFEGQSSHLPLKLNTSGVIPPIFASSLLLLPTTVANFNAGSGPEWFQWITTQLGHGRPLFLILYLALIVFFAFFYTAIVFNPTETADNLKKHGGFIPGIRPGERTAEYIDYVLSRITVLGAIYLAIVCLIPEILISYASVPFYFGGTSLLIVVSVTMDTVAQVQGYLLAHQYEGLIRKSKLRGRRR, encoded by the coding sequence ATGGCCTCTGCAGCGGAACAACTGGCAGCCAATCTCAATTTCGGTGCGTTTGCCAAGGCTGACGAACTGAAGAAGCGCATCTGGTTCACCCTGGGTGCGCTGCTCGTTTATCGGCTCGGGACCTATATCCCGCTGCCCGGCATTGATCCCAATATCTGGGAACAGGTGTTCCGCTCCCAGGCGGGCGGCATCCTCGGTATGTTCAACATGTTCGCCGGCGGCGGTATCCACCGCATGGCGATCTTCGCGCTGAACATCATGCCGTATATCTCGGCCTCGATCATCATCCAGCTCCTCACCACCGTCTCGCCGCAGCTCGAGGCGCTGAAGAAGGAAGGTGAGTCCGGCCGCAAGCTGCTGAACCAGTACACCCGCTATCTCACGGTGATCCTGGCGGCGTTCCAGTCCTACGGCATCGCGGTGGGCCTCGAAGGCGCCGGCAACGTCGTCAGCGACCCCGGCATGTTCTTCCGCCTGTCCACGGCGATCACGCTGACCGGCGGCACCATGTTCCTGATGTGGTTGGGTGAGCAGATCACCTCGCGCGGCATCGGCAACGGCATCTCGCTGATCATTCTCGCCGGCATCGTCGCCGAGCTGCCCGCGGCGCTCGCCAACATGCTCGAGCTCGGCCGCCAGGGCGCCATGTCGACCGGCCTGATCCTGGTCGTCATCATCATGGCGGTCGCCGTGATCGCCTTCATCGTGTTCATGGAGCGCGCCCAGCGCCGGCTGCTGATCCAGTATCCGAAGCGCCAGGTCGGCAACAAGATGTTCGAGGGCCAGTCCTCGCATCTGCCGCTCAAGCTCAACACCTCGGGCGTGATCCCGCCGATCTTCGCGTCCTCGCTGCTGCTGCTGCCGACCACGGTTGCCAACTTCAACGCCGGCAGCGGGCCGGAATGGTTCCAGTGGATCACGACCCAGCTCGGCCACGGCCGTCCGCTGTTCCTGATCTTGTATCTCGCGCTGATCGTGTTCTTCGCGTTCTTCTACACCGCGATCGTGTTCAACCCGACCGAGACCGCGGACAACCTGAAGAAGCATGGCGGCTTCATTCCGGGCATCCGTCCGGGCGAGCGCACCGCGGAATATATCGACTACGTTCTGTCGCGCATCACCGTGCTCGGCGCGATTTATCTGGCGATCGTCTGCTTGATCCCGGAAATCCTGATCTCCTACGCCTCGGTGCCGTTCTACTTCGGCGGCACCTCGCTGCTGATCGTCGTCAGCGTCACCATGGACACGGTGGCGCAGGTGCAGGGCTATCTGCTGGCGCATCAGTATGAGGGCTTGATCCGGAAGTCGAAGCTGCGCGGCCGCCGCCGCTAG
- the rplN gene encoding 50S ribosomal protein L14: MIQMQTNLDVADNSGARRVMCIKVLGGSKRRYATIGDIIVVSIKEAIPRGKVKKGDVMKAVVVRVRKDIRRADGSVIRFDRNAAVLINNQSEPVGTRIFGPVPRELRAKNHMKIISLAPEVL; encoded by the coding sequence ATGATTCAGATGCAGACCAACCTCGACGTGGCCGACAATTCTGGCGCACGCCGTGTCATGTGTATCAAGGTGCTCGGGGGCTCCAAGCGCCGCTACGCCACGATCGGCGACATCATCGTCGTCTCGATCAAGGAAGCGATTCCGCGTGGCAAGGTGAAGAAGGGCGACGTGATGAAGGCCGTCGTGGTGCGCGTCCGCAAGGACATTCGCCGCGCCGACGGTTCGGTCATCCGCTTCGACCGCAACGCCGCCGTCCTGATCAACAATCAGTCCGAGCCGGTCGGCACCCGTATCTTCGGGCCCGTGCCGCGCGAGCTGCGCGCCAAGAACCACATGAAGATCATCTCGCTCGCGCCGGAGGTGCTGTGA
- the rplQ gene encoding 50S ribosomal protein L17, with the protein MRHGKVHRKLNRTAEHRRAMFANMCAALIKHEQIVTTLPKAKELRPIVEKLVTLGKKGGLSMRRQAISEMRDKDQVKKLFDVLAPRYKDRQGGYTRIIKAGFRYGDNAAMAVIEFVDRDVDAKGQDSGPVQEKEAEAA; encoded by the coding sequence ATGCGTCACGGCAAGGTTCATCGGAAGCTCAACCGCACGGCCGAGCATCGCCGCGCGATGTTCGCCAATATGTGCGCCGCGCTGATCAAGCACGAGCAGATCGTCACCACGCTGCCCAAGGCCAAGGAGCTCCGTCCGATCGTCGAGAAGCTCGTCACTCTCGGCAAGAAGGGCGGCCTGTCCATGCGTCGCCAGGCCATCTCCGAGATGCGCGACAAGGACCAGGTCAAGAAGCTGTTCGACGTGCTGGCACCCCGCTACAAGGACCGCCAGGGCGGCTACACCCGCATCATCAAGGCCGGCTTCCGCTACGGCGACAACGCCGCGATGGCCGTGATCGAGTTCGTCGATCGCGACGTCGATGCCAAGGGCCAGGACTCCGGTCCGGTGCAGGAGAAGGAAGCCGAGGCGGCGTAA
- the rplX gene encoding 50S ribosomal protein L24 → MAAKIRKGDKVVVLTGRDKGRTGEVFEVRPAAGTALVRGINMVKRHQKQTQAQEGGIISKESPIQLSNIAYVGKDGKPTRVGFKILADGKKVRIAKSSGAEIDG, encoded by the coding sequence ATGGCTGCGAAGATCCGCAAGGGCGACAAGGTCGTCGTGCTGACCGGTCGCGACAAGGGCCGCACCGGCGAAGTGTTCGAAGTGCGTCCCGCCGCGGGCACGGCGCTCGTGCGCGGCATCAACATGGTCAAGCGTCACCAGAAGCAGACGCAGGCCCAGGAGGGCGGCATCATCTCGAAGGAGTCGCCGATCCAACTGTCCAACATCGCGTATGTCGGCAAGGACGGAAAGCCGACCCGCGTCGGATTCAAGATTCTGGCGGACGGCAAGAAGGTCCGCATCGCCAAGAGCTCGGGAGCTGAGATCGATGGCTGA
- the rpmC gene encoding 50S ribosomal protein L29 — translation MAQMKIEDIRAMSPDQQDDAILNLKKERFNLRFQRATGQLENTSRLREARRDIARIKTVAAQTRAKKK, via the coding sequence ATGGCACAGATGAAGATCGAAGACATCCGCGCGATGAGCCCCGACCAGCAGGATGATGCCATCCTGAACCTGAAGAAGGAGCGCTTCAACCTGCGCTTCCAGCGCGCCACCGGGCAGCTCGAGAACACCTCGCGCCTGCGCGAGGCTCGCCGTGACATCGCCCGGATCAAGACCGTCGCCGCGCAGACGCGCGCGAAGAAGAAGTAA
- the rpsE gene encoding 30S ribosomal protein S5 — translation MAAEREQRGGRDQRGGGRERREREERDSEFVDKLVHINRVAKVVKGGKRFGFAALVVIGDQKGRAGFGHGKAREVPEAIRKATESAKRNLTRVSLREGRTLHHDIAGRHGAGRVYLRAAPAGTGIIAGGPMRAVFETLGVQDVVAKSIGSSNPYNMVRATFDALKHQDSPRSVAARRNIKVSTLQSRRIGGDAEAAAD, via the coding sequence ATGGCAGCTGAACGCGAACAACGTGGTGGACGCGATCAACGCGGCGGCGGACGTGAACGCAGGGAGCGCGAGGAGCGCGACAGCGAGTTCGTCGACAAGCTCGTCCACATCAATCGCGTGGCCAAGGTCGTCAAGGGCGGCAAGCGCTTCGGTTTCGCAGCGCTCGTCGTGATCGGCGACCAGAAGGGCCGCGCCGGCTTCGGTCACGGCAAGGCGCGCGAAGTGCCCGAGGCGATCCGCAAGGCAACCGAGTCCGCCAAGCGCAACCTGACCCGCGTCTCGCTGCGCGAGGGCCGCACGCTTCATCACGACATCGCCGGCCGTCACGGCGCGGGCCGTGTCTACCTGCGTGCAGCCCCGGCCGGTACCGGCATCATCGCCGGCGGTCCGATGCGCGCCGTGTTCGAGACGCTCGGCGTCCAGGACGTGGTCGCGAAGTCGATCGGCTCGTCGAACCCCTACAACATGGTTCGCGCAACCTTCGACGCGCTGAAGCATCAGGATTCGCCGCGTTCGGTCGCAGCCCGCCGCAATATCAAGGTGTCCACCCTCCAGTCCCGCCGTATCGGCGGTGATGCCGAGGCGGCTGCCGACTAA
- the rplO gene encoding 50S ribosomal protein L15 has product MKLSDIADNAGSRKKRMRVGRGIGSGKGKQSGRGGKGQTARSGVRIKGFEGGQMPMHRRLPKRGFNNIFRVEFAEINLDRLQEAVDAKKIDAGSVVNVEALVKGGVLRRAKAGVRLLGRGELKSKLNIEVHGATKTAIAAVEKAGGSVKILAPAKEEGEAA; this is encoded by the coding sequence ATGAAGCTCAGCGATATCGCCGACAACGCCGGCTCGCGCAAGAAGCGTATGCGCGTCGGCCGTGGCATTGGTTCGGGCAAGGGCAAGCAGTCCGGCCGCGGCGGCAAGGGCCAGACCGCGCGTTCGGGCGTGCGCATCAAGGGTTTCGAAGGCGGCCAGATGCCGATGCATCGCCGTCTGCCGAAGCGCGGCTTCAACAACATCTTCCGCGTCGAGTTCGCCGAGATCAATCTCGACCGGCTCCAGGAAGCGGTCGATGCCAAGAAGATCGACGCTGGCAGCGTCGTGAACGTCGAGGCCCTGGTGAAGGGCGGCGTGCTGCGCCGCGCCAAGGCCGGCGTGCGGCTGCTCGGCCGCGGCGAGCTCAAGTCCAAGCTCAACATCGAAGTGCACGGTGCCACGAAGACCGCGATCGCCGCGGTCGAGAAGGCCGGCGGCTCGGTGAAGATCCTCGCCCCTGCCAAGGAAGAAGGCGAGGCGGCGTAA
- the rplE gene encoding 50S ribosomal protein L5 has translation MAEAAYTPRLRAEYDAKIRTAMTEKFGYENVMQVPRLDKVVLNMGVGDSVNDRKKAETAAAELTQIAGQKAIVTYSRIAIATFKLRENQPIGCKVTLRKAHMYEFIDRLVNVALPRVRDFRGLNPKSFDGRGNYSLGIKEHIIFPEIDFDKVTEARGMDITVCTTAKTDEEARALLTAFNFPFRQ, from the coding sequence ATGGCTGAGGCCGCTTACACGCCGCGCCTGCGCGCGGAATACGACGCGAAGATCCGCACGGCGATGACCGAGAAATTCGGTTATGAGAACGTGATGCAGGTTCCGCGCCTGGACAAGGTCGTGCTGAACATGGGCGTTGGCGATTCCGTCAACGACCGCAAGAAGGCCGAGACCGCCGCTGCCGAGCTGACCCAGATCGCCGGCCAGAAGGCGATCGTGACCTATTCGCGTATCGCGATCGCGACCTTCAAGCTGCGTGAAAACCAGCCGATCGGCTGCAAGGTCACGCTGCGCAAGGCCCACATGTACGAGTTCATCGACCGCCTGGTGAACGTGGCGCTGCCCCGCGTCCGCGACTTCCGCGGCCTGAACCCGAAGAGCTTTGACGGCCGCGGCAACTACTCGCTCGGCATCAAGGAGCACATCATTTTCCCCGAGATCGACTTCGACAAGGTCACGGAAGCCCGCGGTATGGACATCACCGTCTGCACCACGGCCAAGACCGACGAAGAGGCGAGGGCCTTGTTGACCGCTTTCAATTTCCCGTTCCGGCAGTGA
- the rpsM gene encoding 30S ribosomal protein S13: MARIAGVNIPTNKRVLIALQYIHGIGQKIAGEILEKVKIPEDRRVNQLSDAEVLQIREVIDRDYLVEGDLRREVGINIKRLMDLGCYRGLRHRRGLPVRGQRTHTNARTRKGPAKAIAGKKK; encoded by the coding sequence GTGGCCCGTATTGCCGGCGTGAACATTCCGACCAACAAGCGCGTGCTGATCGCGCTCCAGTACATCCATGGCATCGGCCAGAAGATCGCTGGTGAGATCCTGGAGAAGGTGAAGATCCCCGAGGATCGTCGCGTCAACCAGCTCAGCGATGCCGAAGTGCTCCAGATCCGCGAAGTGATCGACCGCGACTATCTCGTCGAGGGCGACCTGCGTCGTGAGGTCGGCATCAACATCAAGCGTCTGATGGACCTCGGCTGCTATCGCGGCCTGCGTCATCGTCGCGGCCTGCCGGTGCGCGGTCAGCGTACCCACACCAATGCGCGTACGCGCAAGGGTCCGGCCAAGGCCATCGCCGGCAAGAAGAAGTAA
- the rpsQ gene encoding 30S ribosomal protein S17, whose translation MPKRTLQGVVVSDKQAKTIVVRVDRRFTHPIYKKTIRRSKNYHAHDESNEFKPGDMVWIEESKPISKLKRWVVIRGEHKKSA comes from the coding sequence ATGCCGAAACGTACTTTGCAGGGCGTGGTCGTCAGCGACAAGCAAGCCAAGACCATCGTGGTGCGGGTCGACCGCCGCTTCACGCACCCGATCTACAAGAAGACGATCCGCCGTTCGAAGAACTATCACGCGCACGACGAGAGCAACGAGTTCAAGCCGGGCGACATGGTGTGGATCGAGGAATCGAAGCCGATTTCGAAGTTGAAGCGCTGGGTCGTGATCCGGGGCGAACACAAGAAAAGCGCCTGA
- a CDS encoding adenylate kinase, whose amino-acid sequence MRIILLGPPGSGKGTQAQLLVQRYGIVQLSTGEMLRAAVAAGTPVGLKAKEIMASGGLVPDEIVVGIISDRIDQPDAKNGFILDGFPRTVPQAEALDDLLKHKHLKLDAVVELRVNESALLSRVETRVAQMRERGEEVRVDDTPEVLTKRLASYRSQTEPLIHYYSERRKLSTIDGMMAIDEVTRAIHRQLLALGAVEPKSHGKAHARSAAKSAPAKKGAKKAKVAKKPAKTAKKAAKSAKKAAKKAAKDAKKAAKKTVKKAAKTTAKKAVKKGAKKAAKKVTKKRAKR is encoded by the coding sequence ATGAGAATTATACTTCTGGGACCGCCGGGGTCGGGCAAGGGGACCCAGGCGCAACTGCTGGTGCAGCGCTATGGCATCGTCCAGCTCTCGACCGGCGAGATGCTGCGCGCAGCCGTTGCGGCAGGAACGCCGGTCGGGCTGAAGGCCAAGGAGATCATGGCCAGCGGCGGCCTCGTGCCCGACGAGATCGTGGTGGGGATCATCTCCGACCGCATCGACCAGCCGGACGCCAAGAACGGCTTCATCCTCGACGGCTTCCCGCGCACCGTGCCGCAGGCCGAGGCGCTGGATGATCTGCTCAAGCACAAGCATCTCAAGCTCGATGCCGTGGTCGAGCTCCGCGTCAACGAGAGCGCACTGCTGAGCCGCGTCGAGACCCGCGTCGCGCAGATGCGGGAGCGCGGGGAGGAGGTCCGTGTCGACGACACCCCGGAGGTCCTGACCAAGCGACTCGCCAGCTACCGGAGCCAGACGGAACCGCTGATTCACTACTATTCCGAGCGGCGGAAGCTCTCGACCATCGACGGCATGATGGCGATCGACGAGGTCACCCGCGCCATTCATCGCCAGCTCCTGGCGCTCGGGGCGGTCGAGCCCAAGTCGCATGGCAAGGCCCATGCGCGCAGCGCGGCCAAGTCGGCGCCCGCCAAGAAAGGTGCCAAGAAGGCCAAGGTAGCCAAAAAGCCGGCGAAAACGGCCAAAAAGGCGGCCAAATCCGCTAAAAAGGCCGCCAAGAAGGCCGCAAAGGACGCCAAGAAGGCTGCCAAGAAAACGGTCAAAAAGGCAGCCAAAACGACCGCCAAGAAGGCTGTCAAAAAAGGTGCCAAAAAGGCCGCAAAAAAGGTCACGAAAAAGCGAGCTAAGCGCTAG
- a CDS encoding DNA-directed RNA polymerase subunit alpha, whose product MGETVTIQKNWQELIRPNKLQVTPGSDSNRFATIVAEPLERGFGQTLGNALRRILLSSLQGAAVQSVHIDGVLHEFSSIAGVREDVTDIVLNIKDISIKMQGEGPKRMVVKKQGPGVVTAGDIQTVGDVVVLNPELQICTLDEGAEIRMEFTVATGKGYVPAERNRPEDAPIGLIPVDSLYSPVRKVSYKVENTREGQILDYDKLTMTIETNGAISPDDSVAYAARILQDQLNVFVNFEEPRKEVAQEIIPDLAFNPAFLKKVDELELSVRSANCLKNDNIVYIGDLVQKSEAEMLRTPNFGRKSLNEIKEVLAQMGLHLGMEVPGWPPENIDELAKRFEDHY is encoded by the coding sequence ATGGGTGAAACAGTGACGATCCAGAAAAATTGGCAAGAACTGATTCGACCGAACAAGCTCCAGGTCACGCCCGGTAGCGATTCGAACCGTTTCGCGACCATCGTCGCCGAGCCGCTCGAGCGCGGCTTCGGCCAGACGCTCGGCAACGCGCTGCGCCGCATCCTGCTCTCCTCGCTCCAGGGCGCGGCGGTGCAGTCGGTGCACATCGACGGCGTGCTGCACGAGTTCTCCTCGATCGCGGGCGTCCGTGAGGACGTCACCGACATCGTGCTCAACATCAAGGACATCTCGATCAAGATGCAGGGCGAAGGCCCCAAGCGCATGGTCGTGAAGAAGCAGGGCCCGGGCGTCGTCACCGCCGGCGACATCCAGACCGTGGGCGACGTCGTCGTGCTCAACCCCGAGCTCCAGATCTGCACGCTCGACGAGGGCGCCGAGATCCGCATGGAGTTCACGGTCGCCACCGGCAAGGGCTACGTGCCTGCCGAGCGCAACCGTCCCGAGGACGCGCCGATCGGCCTGATCCCGGTCGACAGCCTGTACTCGCCGGTCCGCAAGGTCTCCTACAAGGTCGAGAACACCCGCGAGGGCCAGATCCTCGACTACGACAAGCTGACCATGACGATCGAGACCAACGGCGCGATCTCGCCGGATGACTCCGTGGCTTACGCCGCGCGCATCCTGCAGGATCAGCTTAACGTGTTCGTCAACTTCGAAGAGCCGCGCAAGGAAGTCGCCCAGGAGATCATCCCGGACCTCGCCTTCAACCCGGCCTTCCTCAAGAAGGTGGACGAGCTCGAGCTGTCGGTGCGTTCGGCCAACTGCTTGAAGAACGACAACATCGTCTACATCGGCGATCTCGTGCAGAAGAGCGAAGCGGAAATGCTCCGCACCCCGAACTTCGGCCGCAAGTCGCTGAACGAGATCAAGGAAGTGCTGGCTCAGATGGGGCTGCATCTCGGCATGGAAGTGCCGGGCTGGCCGCCGGAGAACATCGACGAGCTCGCCAAGCGCTTCGAGGATCACTACTGA
- the rpmD gene encoding 50S ribosomal protein L30, translating into MAKAAKTIKLEQTGSAIRRHHSQRSTLIGLKLNKIGRTSELPDTPAVRGMIEKVHHLVRIVDEK; encoded by the coding sequence ATGGCCAAGGCCGCAAAGACGATCAAGCTCGAGCAGACCGGCAGCGCGATCCGCCGCCATCACTCGCAGCGTTCGACGCTGATCGGGCTCAAGCTCAACAAGATCGGCCGCACCAGCGAACTGCCGGACACCCCGGCGGTTCGTGGCATGATCGAGAAGGTTCACCATCTCGTTCGCATCGTCGACGAGAAGTAA
- the rpsN gene encoding 30S ribosomal protein S14 — MAKKSSVEKNNRRKRMVKNAAPKRERLKAIIADKTLPMEERFAATLKLAEMPRNSSATRVRLRCELSGRPRSNYRKNKLSRIALRDLGSKGMVPGLVKSSW, encoded by the coding sequence ATGGCAAAGAAGAGTTCAGTTGAGAAGAACAACCGGCGCAAGCGGATGGTGAAGAACGCCGCCCCGAAGCGCGAGCGGTTGAAGGCGATCATCGCCGACAAGACGCTGCCGATGGAGGAGCGGTTCGCCGCGACCCTGAAGCTTGCGGAAATGCCGCGCAATTCGTCGGCGACCCGCGTCCGTCTGCGTTGCGAGCTGTCGGGCCGCCCGCGCTCGAACTACCGCAAGAACAAGCTGTCCCGTATCGCGCTGCGCGACCTTGGCTCCAAGGGCATGGTCCCGGGCCTCGTGAAGTCCAGCTGGTAA
- the rplR gene encoding 50S ribosomal protein L18 gives MSKAKVTNARRKRSVRLKLRRSGGGRPRLSVFRSSKHIYAQVIDDLKGETLASASSLEKSMRDGGKTGADIDAAKAVGKLLAERAAEKGVKEVVFDRGSYLYHGRVKALADAARESGLSF, from the coding sequence ATGTCGAAAGCCAAGGTTACGAATGCCCGGCGCAAGCGGAGTGTGCGGCTGAAGCTGCGCCGCTCCGGTGGTGGCCGTCCGCGCCTGTCGGTGTTCCGCTCGTCCAAGCACATCTACGCCCAGGTCATCGACGACCTGAAGGGCGAGACGCTGGCCTCTGCTTCGTCGCTCGAGAAGTCGATGCGCGACGGCGGCAAGACCGGCGCCGACATCGATGCGGCGAAGGCGGTCGGCAAGCTGCTGGCCGAGCGCGCCGCCGAGAAGGGCGTCAAGGAAGTCGTGTTCGATCGCGGCAGCTATCTCTATCACGGGCGCGTCAAGGCTCTTGCCGATGCGGCGCGTGAGAGCGGGCTGAGCTTCTAA
- the rpsH gene encoding 30S ribosomal protein S8, whose product MSTHDPISDLITRIRNAQMRSKSKVSTPGSKMRENVLEVLKSEGYIRGYATLEHSSGRSEIEIELKYFDGEPVIREIERVSKPGRRVYASVKNLPRVNNGLGISVLSTPKGIMADHSARDANVGGEVLFTVF is encoded by the coding sequence ATGTCTACGCACGATCCAATCAGCGATCTGATCACCCGCATCCGCAACGCGCAGATGCGCTCCAAGAGCAAGGTGTCCACGCCTGGTTCGAAGATGCGCGAGAACGTGCTGGAGGTCCTCAAGTCCGAGGGCTACATCCGCGGCTACGCCACGCTCGAGCACTCCTCGGGCCGCAGCGAGATCGAGATCGAGCTGAAGTATTTCGACGGCGAACCCGTCATCCGCGAGATCGAACGAGTCTCCAAGCCCGGGCGCCGCGTTTACGCCTCGGTGAAGAACCTGCCGCGGGTCAACAACGGGCTCGGCATTTCGGTGTTGTCGACGCCGAAGGGGATCATGGCCGACCACAGCGCGCGCGATGCGAATGTGGGCGGTGAAGTCCTCTTCACGGTGTTCTGA
- the rplF gene encoding 50S ribosomal protein L6 has translation MSRVGKKPVAVPSGVTATVDGQTVKMKGPKGQLQFVVHDDVEVKLESGQIKVKPRLETNRARALYGTARAQVANLVEGVTKGFEKKLEITGVGYRAAMQGKNLQLALGYSHDVVYAIPEGITITVPKPTEITVTGSDIQRVGQVAAEIRSYRPPEPYKGKGVKYVGEFIFRKEGKKK, from the coding sequence ATGTCACGTGTTGGCAAAAAGCCTGTGGCGGTTCCGTCGGGTGTTACCGCGACCGTCGATGGGCAGACCGTCAAGATGAAGGGGCCGAAGGGCCAGCTTCAGTTCGTCGTCCATGACGACGTCGAGGTGAAGCTCGAGAGCGGCCAGATCAAGGTCAAGCCGCGGCTCGAGACCAACCGCGCGCGGGCCCTGTATGGTACCGCTCGCGCCCAGGTCGCGAATCTGGTCGAAGGCGTCACCAAGGGCTTCGAGAAGAAGCTCGAAATCACCGGCGTCGGTTACCGCGCCGCGATGCAGGGCAAGAACCTGCAGCTCGCGCTCGGCTACAGCCACGACGTGGTCTACGCGATCCCGGAAGGGATCACGATCACCGTGCCGAAGCCGACCGAGATCACGGTGACCGGCAGCGACATCCAGCGTGTCGGCCAGGTCGCCGCCGAGATTCGCTCCTATCGTCCGCCGGAGCCCTACAAGGGCAAGGGCGTGAAGTATGTTGGCGAATTCATCTTCCGCAAGGAAGGCAAGAAGAAGTAA
- the rpsK gene encoding 30S ribosomal protein S11, with protein sequence MGKEATRVRRRERKNIASGVAHVNSSFNNTTITITDAQGNTIAWSSAGTMGFKGSRKSTPYAAQVAAEDVSKKAQEHGMRTLEVEVAGPGSGRESALRALQAAGFTVTSIRDVTTIPHNGCRPRKRRRV encoded by the coding sequence ATGGGCAAGGAAGCCACCCGCGTTCGTCGTCGTGAGCGCAAGAACATCGCCTCCGGCGTCGCGCACGTGAACTCGTCGTTCAACAACACGACCATCACCATCACCGACGCGCAGGGCAACACGATTGCCTGGTCCTCCGCCGGTACGATGGGCTTCAAGGGTTCGCGCAAGTCGACCCCGTACGCCGCGCAGGTTGCCGCCGAGGACGTGTCGAAGAAGGCGCAGGAGCACGGCATGCGCACGCTGGAAGTTGAAGTCGCCGGTCCGGGTTCGGGCCGCGAGTCGGCACTCCGTGCGCTCCAGGCCGCGGGCTTCACCGTCACCTCGATCCGCGACGTGACCACGATTCCGCACAACGGTTGCCGTCCCCGCAAGCGTCGGCGCGTTTGA
- the rplP gene encoding 50S ribosomal protein L16: protein MMQPKKTKFRKAHKGRIHGVASSGATLAFGQFGLKATEPERVTARQIEAARRALTRHMKRAGRVWIRVFPDVPVSKKPAEVRMGSGKGSPELWVARVKPGRVLFEIDGVNTQTAREALTLAAAKLPIKTRFVERIAE, encoded by the coding sequence ATGATGCAACCTAAGAAAACGAAGTTCCGGAAGGCGCACAAGGGCCGCATCCACGGCGTTGCGTCTTCGGGCGCGACGTTGGCCTTCGGCCAGTTCGGCCTGAAGGCGACCGAGCCTGAGCGCGTCACCGCGCGCCAGATCGAAGCAGCTCGCCGCGCGCTGACCCGCCACATGAAGCGTGCCGGCCGCGTCTGGATCCGCGTGTTCCCCGACGTTCCGGTGTCGAAGAAGCCGGCCGAAGTCCGCATGGGCTCCGGCAAGGGTTCGCCGGAATTGTGGGTCGCGCGCGTCAAGCCGGGCCGGGTGCTGTTCGAGATCGACGGCGTCAACACCCAGACGGCGCGTGAGGCGCTGACCCTGGCGGCCGCCAAGCTGCCGATCAAGACGCGCTTCGTCGAGCGCATTGCGGAGTAA